Below is a window of Cryptococcus neoformans var. neoformans JEC21 chromosome 12 sequence DNA.
CGCGAACCATACGGAATACCAGCCAGAACAGCTGAAAGGTAATGACGTTATCCGAAACCATTGACAGGGCGCGAAAAGCCCTGTTCAGAGTCTCGATGCCTCTGAAAAGCAATTCAGCTTTGCCACGTGCCTCTCCGACATGTAACTGCAGCCGCGCGAGGCGATAGGTCAGCAGGGGGATGGGATACGTTGCAGACGAGTATCCTTCGAGAAGGCGTTGATGATAGTATTCCAATCTTTCCAGGCCAGCGTCCCTGGCTTTTACCAATCGCTCCTCAGCTGTTGCATCAAGCAAATAACGATACGATGCTCACAGTCTGACAGGTaatgtccttcttcttccaaagttTGGAACGGCCTCATTACAGCCAATGCGTCAGCTGCCCATATTTGATTGATATCTTTGGCCTCGCCCACTGCGCCACAGCGGGTACAAACAGTAGGGCTTGCAGACAcaatttcttccttttcaccaTCCACCGATGCCAAGGTGATTCTTCTCAGCAGACCCTGGTATCCATGATCATTTGATTTCGTACCATGACAATAATGTTTGGCTGCCCAGCGGATGTCAAAAGATAAACTTGCATTGCAAACTGAGCAGTTGGCCTCGTGGTGGAATCCATACTTTTCCAGAAATAGGCCTCGCTGGTAACATGGCATGGTAGGAGGGACGTAGGAAATTCTGACCTATCCTTACCCCGTCAATCCATCTGTTCACTAGATTCTCTTTCAAGCAAACCTACCTCTTCTCCGGGTTGGATACTCTCAACCGCGAcaatcttcatccctccaTTCGCTACCGCTCCCAAAGGAAAAACGATCTGGGCATTAGGCCGGCAGTCATGGCCGACATTTGATATCACAGGGGATATACACAACCCTACAGGAGCGGCATCTGCACCGTACATGGTGAATGAACAGGACAAGACCTGAACCTGAATTAATTATTCAAATATTTTCTATAGACAGCGCACCAACCCTACCTTTCTTACTGTGGTCATAATCTCCTCATACTCTGGACCTTTTCCCTCATCGTTTTCCATATATGCGTCAATCTCTTGAGCCGCGAGATCTACATCAAATTCTTCGTAATATCCAAAATTGTCAAAGACTGGTTGCAAAATATTGAGCAAGAGTCACAAAGGCCGAGAGATTCCCAACTCACTCTCATGTTCAGGAAGAAACGTTTCCGTCTAAAAACATCGTCAAAAGGggtcctttttttctccaaGGCATCCAACTCACGGGATTCCTCCGCTGCTCTCGAAAGATCTTTACCACCAGTCTGACAAGCGTTGAAGGGATATTATTTTCGCGAATGGCCTTTGCCAAACCGAGACATTCTTGTAAATGActttcaccttctttcATCCAACAATTCTGCACTATCCGCATAAGCTTTTTTGTCATCCATAATCATTACAGGGAACGAAAGAAATGAAAGCGACACTTGCATGGCTACAGAACCGCACGAGATTGCACCCTTTGCAAATCTGAGTCACCTTTTCACCGCTCCACAACACTCCCAGCGTTTCTGTAGACTGCTCATCATTATTCATACACCCTATACAGTGTGTTTCCAACAGAAAAGTGCCAAGGGTCGGGAATTTGGCGGTTGTCTCCAGCAAGACACTTCCCGCACGTACTTCTGGTCCGTCGTCCTCGCAAAGCTGGGCATGGCGATTTGGCAAAAACGCGAGACGATTGATCCTTTCCGgaacaggaggaggaggcggtcGCAGCATGATGGGTGAAGAAGCGCTACTAGCTCGTCCGACGAGAGATGGGTCTGAAGAATGTGGTTTGACACGTTTCGGAAAAGATGTTTGTGGAGACAGCGTGAATTCCCGTCGTGGATTGGTAGGGCTCTCCAAATACTTTTCAAGGTGTACCGACATTTCCCTGCTGGGGGTAGTGGCTCTCGATAGCAAAGCGGGCGTGGCAGCTTTGGTAGCTCTCTTACCCGCCAGGTCGGAAGATGGGCCGATGTTGAAGTAGACTGATGTTGGCGAAATCGTAGGCGgcccttcccctccttcttcttccaatccaGGTTGGTTGACTGCAACGTTTCGTTGTTTTCCCTGTACCTTTTCACTCAGCTCCAGACCAACTTTTTCAATTCCCTGTAGATCGCTAGCATCAGCTAGGGTAGCCAACAGCGGCGGCGTCTGAGAGGAAGCAGCATGTAAAGTGGCAGGTGAATCATTCGAAGCCAAGTCGACAGGCATGGGTCTGGGTGTAAGATTATCGGGGAACGGTgtcccttctctttctctctgtCTGGAAAAGTTGTCCTGAGATAGCATGTTGTTAAGAGAGTTGAAAGATGTATTGGAAGTCGGGTGTGAGACGATCAACGATATATAAAAACAGATGTTTGTGATGTTCGGAGATGGGTCAGCCAACATGTACTAATCATTCGTGTCAAAGTCAGCTCTAGACGACCACTCTCAAGAAAcaagacaaaaaaaaaaaacgcaCAGCCTCTTTTGAATACTCGCCTAAATTCGACACCGTATCATGTCCATGTATATGTATAGGCTCTTAATAGCAGCGTTTCGTAGAGGTTTTTATCTGCATAAGAGGAGACTCGCTGATGCTAAAATGATGGGTATTATAATGCATGGGTATTGAGTGATCAAGTGTAGGTAAATCTATACAACGCTTACTACCTGTCAGCTCCTTTACCTCGAAACAGCTACTGGAAAAAATTTACCTTATCCACCATGAAgagtggagatgaagacgatcTCGTCCCTATCTCTAAGCTCGTACTCCAGCTCCCCTTCAAGCTCCCAGTCGGCATCATTGATCAAGACCAATATACCTGGCCTCCTAAATCTCAAAAGTTAGCCTTAACCCTGCCACAGACCGAAAATTTGAGGCGTACACCCCGTCTCCCTCCCCAAacatttcttccctctcacTCAACAAgttctccttcatccatttGACGACATATCGCATATTTAACGGCTCGGGAGGGGTAGTACCGGGAACGAAGCGGGGAAGGTGAGCAACATGCTTGGGTTGAGAGGAGAacaaaagatgaaggcCGCCACTATAACAATCAATGTCAGTGTTAATACATCTGGGACTAAAACGTGGTCCAAGACAAGAACCCAAAAGTGTGACATTACATACCCGAATTCGAAGCGGACTTCCATGGTATCGTCCCCCTTCACTCCAGCATCAGTTTGAACTCCACCAGTAATTTTCTCAGACGAAGGCGCCATGTAGCCCAATCCGTTGGAGTTGATGACAAAGTCGTCAGTAGTTGCCATGCTTGTTCAGTGTTTAGATGACCAAAGTAGACAATGTCAATGGTCAGGCggcgaaaagaagaacacAAAATAAAGCAGAAGCAAAACAGCGTCGGAGATTTCCCACGGTCGTTTCGTTGGCACTTCGTTTCTTGATCATCGCTGTCCGCAAAATGAGCACGAGTCTGCCTGGCACGAGTAGCTATTAGGAAGCAGACAATCTCCTTCGCAAACATCCTCAAGTCAGTCGATATGAAGCTACCAGGCATTCCCAAAAAATTATGGGTATCGCTAGCCGAACCGCTGTAACGTCCTACTTCGTTAAGACTTCTTTATGCAATTTCAGGTCgaacatgatgatgatactCAATCAATCATCATTTACAGTACAGTCAATCTGCGTTTATTTCGTTTAATGGCTTTGCTTATTAGTAATTCGCACACTACTCCCTTTTTTACGAAGATTGGCCTGGAAATTTCCAAGCATGATATAATAATGGCCAGCGACGACGTGGTGGCCAGGGGtcaacaaaaaaaaaagggactGCGATTAAATCCGCGTGTAAtcagataagaagaagatttttACCGCAGCAGGAGTTAGAACGAATGAAGcaaaataaataaaacAAAAAGTCCAGCAGCGCACAGGGGTCGGAACCGGCCGACGTTAATATTTTCCTCTGCCGCTATACACATACCATctcattttctctttccattccGTTCAGCCCTTACTATAATCCTGCAAAAATGTCTGTCCAGGTATCTCCAGAGCAAATGGCCACATTGAAGGCTACTCTGCTCAACACTCCCGGAAATGTCCCCTTGCATGAGCGATTCAGGGCCTTGTTTATGCTCAAGGCTGTGGGCGGTGATGAGGTTGTCGACATCGTTTCCGAAGGTGGGTTCATATATGAACGATCAATGAGAATAAGCTCAACATTCAATTTATACAGGTCTTAAGGACCCTTCACCTCTCTTAAAGCACGAGCTTGCCTACGTCCTCGGTCAGCTTCTCAACACCCGTGCTCTTCCCACCTTGTCTCGAGTCCTTGAAAACCCCACCGGCGAGCATTGCTCTATGGTTCGTCATGAGGCTGCTGAGGCTCTTGGCGCTATTGGTGCTGAAGAGTCCCTCCCAATTTTAAGAAAGTACATGCAGGACGAAAATAGGGAGGTCCGAGAGACCTGCGAGATTGCAGTCGGCAAGATTGAGTTCGATTTgagcgaggagggaaagaagaccaaTGCCAAGTGAGCTCcttttatcttctttttaTTGCTCTTCCGCTGACCTTTTAAAGCCCCGACTTCCCCACTATTGACCCCGCTCCTTCTGCTGCCCCTTCCGACATTCCTTCCCTCCGCGCCGACCTTCTTAAcacttcccttcccctcttccaGCGATACCGTGCCATGTTTGCGCTCCGTGACTTTGGTGCCGGCTCCAAAGAGGCTGTTGAAGCCCTTGCCGACGGTTTCCGAGACGGCAGTGCCCTTTTCCGTCACGAGATTGCCTACATCTTTGGTCAGCTTTCCAGCCCGTACTCCATCCCTTCGCTTCTATCCAGGTTGAGGGACGCCAAGGAAGACGACATGGTCAGGCACGAGGCTGCCGAGGCTCTTGGGGGTATTGCGTCTGACGGCGTGGAATCTGAGAACCCCGAGGTCGTGCTTCCTGAAGACGAACGCCTTCCCGAAGGTGGTGTTCTTGCCGTTCTGCGTGAATGGGCCGTCAAGGCCGATGCCCCTACCGTTGTTCGTGAGTCTTGTCAGGTCGCCATTGACATGTGGGAGTATGAGAACTCTGCCGATCAATTTAACCCGCTTGACTCTCTCTCGGCCaagcaagaggagagagagaagactGAGAAGGTCAACACCACGGGTATGGAGAGGTCTGCACACGCTGCTGTTGCCGCCATGGGTATTGCTGCCTAGAACTTCGACGGAAAGACTGATACGACGTATTTTCGGatggttggagatgaaaaggagaacgaGTCAGTTCTCAGATGTTCTTGTTGTATCCCCGGCATGAAATGTATTGACCTTAGCTTCTCATCATTCGGCATGCATTATGTTCTTCGCATATCACACGACTTTTCACTTTTCTAATCTAGAATTTACAGATTTTGCAGAGCTTGACAGTGGATCAAAGTCCCAGCCCCTCAATCTCCGTAGCCAGACTGCCTAATCTTGACTCCTTCCCAGCCCATCTCTTGACGCTCTCTTTGCCCTTTGCAACCTTGCCAACCGCCAAGCCTCCAGCCGCCTTGGGGCTCGAAACGAGATTACCAAGTGCGATCGCAGAGCGGTAAACAACTTCCGTGTCTTCCTTTTCGGAGTCAAGGATTTGGTTGATGAGATCAAGGAGTGGTGACCCGAGGGCGACAGGGAGGTTACCTTCGACAGCCAAAATCGAGAGACTATTGTCAAGTCAGCCCGGAGGCCGTGGTAACTGAGAGGCTACTTACTGAAGCACTATAGTAGCACCCGCAATCCTTACATTCTTGCCTACCTTACCCCATTCGACCCCTCCGACATTAGCCAAGATATCCTTAGCAACATCTTCCGTAGACAAGACCATTCGTCCGTTTGCAGTAACGAAAAGGTTGGCAATGGCACGAAGAGCGAGGAGAGTGTTGGTCTCTCGTGGCTTTGAGGGAGGATCGGGGAAAGGtagggaaagagaagcagcgatgaagaagggatgagGAGGTGAAAGGGCGAATGCCGGAGATGCGGCTGCAAGGACTCGAGCAAGGTCGATCACTATCCCTTTCGTCAATTTTCACTTTGAACATACGATACTAAACAAACGCACAAGGGAATCTCTTGTCTTCAGGCCACTTTTGCACTAAAGCCAGAATCGCACCCGTGTCAAATTTTTCCTTCCCGTCCTGAGAGTTAGGGTTGGGCAAAGCTACGGCAggcaaggagaggaaagcgTAAACCTCTGTGAGggtcttttcttcttctaaAGTCAAGGCCAATTCGGGCTTATCCATTAATCAGCTCGCCAGCCCAATACTGCAAGAAGACGACGCTTACTTTGGAAGTTTTCAATTCGTCGTTGAATTGTTGGATCTTGTTCTTTGCGGCGCTTACGTTGATTTGCTTGAAGGGAAGATACGTCTTGACAGGCAGGATACCCTTAGCGCCCGATTGTTGGACAGGTGCAGATGAGGCGGTAACAGCACCAGTGTATCGCGACCCGCCAGTGAAAGGATCTCCACTGGAGGTGGTGTTACCAGTAGTTGAAATGCCACCACCAGTATACCTCGAATCTCCAGTAAATGGGTCCCCAAAACCGCCACTACTTCCACCAGCTCCAGTGGTAGGAACGCCGCCACCTGTGTACCTTGAACCCCCAGTGAAGGGGTCAGCATAGCTTGCAGTGTCTTCACCTGTACCCAGCTGCACTCCACCGGTGTTCTTCTGGATAAACTCTACAACTTGATCAACGTAGCTGGTTGGGAGTTCATTGCGCTCAAGAAAGCGTTGAGCCGCTATCCATGGATTTTCTAGAAGTCCAGATCAGCGGGATCTCTTGTTTAAATACAGCATTGAAAAGATGGCGGCTTACCAGCGACATTATAAGGCAACTTGAGTGGGGGCATCCCTTCGGAAACATCTACGTCAAACACATAATCATATTCTTTGCCTTCATACAGCTGTTTGCGACCTTGGCCGATGGCATCAACGACTTGGCCGATTTGCTGCCAAGTGGATGACGGCGCAGACCACTGAAACCACAAGCTAATTAGCCGGCGAAAACAGATTAAGAGGCACAGCATACCTGGTAAGCCTCAACAACGCCATTGTTCTTGATCATAAGAACttgcccatccttcttacCTGCAGCTCACTGTCAGTGGCATTGCTTTTCCCGAACGATACGTAACTTACCTTCCCTACCCAGAGCCTCGATTCCAGGAAGATCCGAGTGCTTGACGTCCCCCACTTGACTCTTATCCAATTGCCTCCCTTTAACTTCGTCATCCCATGCAGCCAACTCCTCAGGCCCAGCAACGAGCGCTCCTTCATTGGTAAAAAAACGGATGGTAGAGtcggatgaggatgaaacaATGTATGGTGAAGAGGCTACAAGAGATGGGACGACGGCACAAGACCAAAGCGAGTTGGAGGTGTGAGGAATTGTTTGGATAAGCTCTGTCTCTGTGTATCGTGTGAGTGTGTCTCTTTGTATCGACAGACAAGCTTACCAGACCAGACACGCATTGTCCCATCCTCACCAGTGGTAATTGCGCCGCTACCATCTGGGAAAGTGGCAATAGAGTAGACGAAGGATGTGTGACCCGAAAGGGTGCGGATGGGAGACGGTTTATCGAAGGAGTAGATGTTGACGTTACTAGATTGACGATTGGCGAGACTCATTCAGTGCCTGACCGGAAACTTACCCGTCATTCGCACAACTCCAAAACCCTTGTCTGTCTGGTTTCAACGCCAGACCTCTTACCGGTTCAGTATGGCCAGTGTATGTCTGAAGAGGAGTTGTCCGGCCTGAAGCAGGATCCACAGAATGAAGTATGATCTTCTTATCCGCAGATGCTGAACCTAGGTAAGCTTAGTTGTAAGACGAAAGGAGATACTAACCAGTGAGGAGGCGGTCTTCGCCCACAAACTTAACGGACCATACAGCTTGTTCATGTGCCTTGATCTGGATGACTTTTTTGAAATCCTTCCACACGATCACGGTTCTATGATTTTCTATCAGCGTATCATCCGGCGTATTCCTGAAGCACATACTTGTCCCAACTGCCGGAAGCGATAAGTCCTCCTTGGCTCACGTCCATACAGCACAAGTTTTGGGAATGCTCAATCAGGGTGTGTGTAGGTTCTGGCAAAGGGGAATCATCCGCGGGTGCGGGAGAGTCCATTGCAGGTAAGACGTAGCTGGCAAGGATACCAGAAGATGATCCAACGAGCAAAAAGGCTTGAGCCGGTTAGAATGCTTCTCTGTGATACCTGGCAAGACCCACCTTGCCCGTCCCATCTAGTCATTCCGACACAGCTAACATATCGTTTTTCTGGCCCTTCGACCCTAAGCTTGACGTCCCATTCTCTGGAAGCATTCGAAGGACCCCATACGATTGCTGAGCCGTCTCTGGAAGccgaaagaaggagaggtaCCTGTTGAGATGGCGCGGTGACGTTGCGGACGTCCGCTGCGTGTCCATTCAATGAGAATGCTAGCTTGTACTGCTTAGGCATGATCCTGTGGATAGATagagatgtggatgtgATCGTGCAAGTACGAAATAGCTGAGCACATCGTTCTTCTAGTCTCCATAATCATGTCGTCAGCGTTATTATTCATTATTCATGTTTCATCAGTAGTTGACACACATCGGCGATGGCCGCCCGAGAGACGTCAtcatactcttcttctttctatCTTCAGTTATTTCGATATCCTCATCGGTTGTTGTTTATCCTTTGGAGAATACAAGGATCGAATGCTTATGGCCACTCTCATGTCGATAAGATACCTCTAAAATGCCAGATTTACTCACACCACAGGCTCTTGCTACCGGTAAGAGTTCAACGGGTAGATGCAGGGCTGATCATCATGATAGCCGGTCCGCTCTTGCTCGACACCCTTTTCAAGCACTATCTTTCTCCACGACAACATTCGGATGATGACAAGAATAAAGCGAGGGAAGACCTCATGTACGATGAAGGTGTGTGCGATTGGATGCCATCATTATGTGATATTGAATAATTCGCCTCAAAAGCTGACAATTAGTATAAGCCTTTGTGCTCATGAAGGTTGGTCACTTGTAATGTTGATCCCGCCCTTTGTATACTGACATGACACAGACATTCCTCGAAATGGCTACAAAGTAAGTAGAAGTCAGTTATTTGAGAAGGTTCTATCTTAACAGTTGCTGCCCTCAGGCATCCTGTTGCTGCATTGCAGCGCTTTGGCCAAGTTCGCACATTATCTCCACCGTGGGTCGCTGTACACCGCGTTCAAGTCCCgtttccttcccttcagTTGGCCGCTGAATACATGATCACTGCCTTTGGGGGCGAAGAAATGGCTTTCAAGGTGGCTGGCGGTACAAAATGGTGGCAAGTTCGTGCCGGGCAGGGCGTCGAGGCCGAGTGGATcgtgatgaagaaggattggaAAGATGTGATcgcagaggagaagaaggaaaaggggaagaggaaggggaaaaagaaagaagctgaaggagaGCCTGAAGATAATGAATGTACGCTCAGACGAGTCCCCGAAAGCACAGCTGACGTCTTGCAGTCTTGCCTGAGATGGACCGTCTTCGATGCATGTTGTACAGTAAGACTTGTCATTTATTATGCGGACTTGTTGCTGATACCGTTTGTTAGTTCATGGAGGAGCATACTACTGGGGCTCCATCAACACCCACCGTTATACCATCTGGCGTCATGCCCGTAAAATGCATG
It encodes the following:
- a CDS encoding riken protein, putative — encoded protein: MSVQVSPEQMATLKATLLNTPGNVPLHERFRALFMLKAVGGDEVVDIVSEGLKDPSPLLKHELAYVLGQLLNTRALPTLSRVLENPTGEHCSMVRHEAAEALGAIGAEESLPILRKYMQDENREVRETCEIAVGKIEFDLSEEGKKTNANPDFPTIDPAPSAAPSDIPSLRADLLNTSLPLFQRYRAMFALRDFGAGSKEAVEALADGFRDGSALFRHEIAYIFGQLSSPYSIPSLLSRLRDAKEDDMVRHEAAEALGGIASDGVESENPEVVLPEDERLPEGGVLAVLREWAVKADAPTVVRESCQVAIDMWEYENSADQFNPLDSLSAKQEEREKTEKVNTTGMERSAHAAVAAMGIAA
- a CDS encoding Phospholipase A-2-activating protein, putative gives rise to the protein MPKQYKLAFSLNGHAADVRNVTAPSQQVPLLLSASRDGSAIVWGPSNASREWDVKLRVEGPEKRYVSCVGMTRWDGQAFLLVGSSSGILASYVLPAMDSPAPADDSPLPEPTHTLIEHSQNLCCMDVSQGGLIASGSWDKTVIVWKDFKKVIQIKAHEQAVWSVKFVGEDRLLTASADKKIILHSVDPASGRTTPLQTYTGHTEPVRGLALKPDRQGFWSCANDGNVNIYSFDKPSPIRTLSGHTSFVYSIATFPDGSGAITTGEDGTMRVWSETELIQTIPHTSNSLWSCAVVPSLVASSPYIVSSSSDSTIRFFTNEGALVAGPEELAAWDDEVKGRQLDKSQVGDVKHSDLPGIEALGREGKKDGQVLMIKNNGVVEAYQWSAPSSTWQQIGQVVDAIGQGRKQLYEGKEYDYVFDVDVSEGMPPLKLPYNVAENPWIAAQRFLERNELPTSYVDQVVEFIQKNTGGVQLGTGEDTASYADPFTGGSRYTGGGVPTTGAGGSSGGFGDPFTGDSRYTGGGISTTGNTTSSGDPFTGGSRYTGAVTASSAPVQQSGAKGILPVKTYLPFKQINVSAAKNKIQQFNDELKTSKPELALTLEEEKTLTEVYAFLSLPAVALPNPNSQDGKEKFDTGAILALVQKWPEDKRFPLIDLARVLAAASPAFALSPPHPFFIAASLSLPFPDPPSKPRETNTLLALRAIANLFVTANGRMVLSTEDVAKDILANVGGVEWGKVGKNVRIAGATIVLHLSILAVEGNLPVALGSPLLDLINQILDSEKEDTEVVYRSAIALGNLVSSPKAAGGLAVGKVAKGKESVKRWAGKESRLGSLATEIEGLGL